From one Pseudomonas sp. S35 genomic stretch:
- the sctW gene encoding type III secretion system gatekeeper subunit SctW has protein sequence MKVESTPEAQTVRQLDKSVLVKAKRPAKPIASGVNELANIFSQEVAINSTTLSNRVMKQRVAPVEHMSQLYRQLGHPAQESLESLSRRVRLLLLQNSSVEALLELTGRDPARAHVVLRHVAAQAEAEMRKKELALASEARVKLEMRYEREIRAGINIAKALQVASDDPQEREAVRALYYASVVVRQSLATMMQSLLGIFGGERFAAGLKLMSRALADDIAAHVSSVPTGQLRTLLQGLKSCSHLVGVLLGCQDLTRRLKVEQDAVVLLQRFLGYTTAGVTSNEVLRLAGEFGGESASRQLVSLNALYPLVQRLPVVLWRDSQGRKDALNNFLVVMDEFTRCESARKPFNIELRAQV, from the coding sequence ATGAAAGTTGAATCCACCCCCGAAGCGCAAACGGTCCGGCAGTTGGATAAATCTGTCCTCGTTAAAGCCAAGCGCCCCGCAAAACCCATCGCTTCGGGGGTTAATGAGCTGGCCAATATTTTCAGTCAGGAAGTCGCGATCAACAGCACGACACTGAGTAATCGCGTGATGAAACAACGCGTCGCGCCCGTGGAGCATATGTCGCAGCTTTACAGGCAGCTTGGGCATCCGGCCCAGGAGAGTCTGGAGTCCCTCTCTCGGCGTGTCAGGCTGCTGCTGTTGCAGAACTCCAGCGTTGAAGCGTTGCTGGAACTTACTGGCCGAGACCCGGCGCGTGCCCATGTGGTACTTCGCCACGTAGCCGCCCAGGCCGAAGCCGAGATGCGCAAGAAGGAATTGGCACTGGCGAGTGAAGCCCGGGTAAAACTGGAAATGCGCTATGAGCGCGAAATCCGGGCGGGTATCAACATTGCCAAGGCACTGCAGGTGGCCAGTGACGACCCGCAAGAGCGCGAGGCCGTGCGTGCGTTGTATTACGCCAGTGTCGTGGTGCGTCAGTCCCTGGCGACGATGATGCAATCGCTGCTGGGGATATTCGGTGGCGAGCGCTTTGCGGCCGGGCTCAAGCTGATGAGTCGTGCGTTGGCAGACGATATTGCCGCGCATGTTTCGTCGGTTCCGACGGGGCAATTACGCACGCTGTTGCAGGGGCTGAAAAGTTGTAGCCATCTGGTCGGCGTGTTGTTGGGTTGCCAGGATTTGACCCGGCGGCTCAAGGTTGAGCAGGACGCGGTGGTCCTGTTGCAACGTTTTTTGGGCTACACCACGGCAGGCGTGACTTCAAATGAAGTGCTGCGCCTGGCTGGCGAGTTTGGTGGTGAGAGTGCCAGTCGGCAACTGGTCTCCCTGAATGCCCTTTACCCCCTGGTGCAAAGGCTGCCGGTCGTCTTGTGGCGCGACAGTCAAGGGCGCAAGGACGCACTGAACAACTTCTTGGTGGTGATGGATGAGTTCACCCGCTGTGAGTCAGCTCGCAAGCCGTTCAATATTGAGCTGAGGGCCCAGGTGTGA
- the sctV gene encoding type III secretion system export apparatus subunit SctV: MTALATVNNVLLKVARRAEVLGAVVVMAIVFIFIVPLPTWLVDILIALNICISCLLIVLALYLPGPLAFSSFPSILLLTTMFRLALSIATTRLILLEQDAGDIVEAFGNFVVGGNLAVGLVIFMILTLVNFLVITKGSERVAEVAARFSLDAMPGKQMSIDSDLRSGLIDGAQAQSKREQLSRESQLFGAMDGAMKFVKGDAIAGLVIVVINLLGGFSTGMFQHGMSAADSMSLYSVLTIGDGLIAQIPALLISLTAGMIITRVAPDGRRGATNMGTEIARQMTSEPKSWMIASVGMLAFALLPGMPTVVFIIISLMTGALGYYLAHARKVREQSEGASATTVAPEQNGKEDLRTFDPSRPYLLQFPATLRDSQMADELVQGIRQTRNGLVTQLGLTLPPFEIEFNPTLAEDELRFCVHEVPVLNATIGVWLAVELTALAAVPEDGVLGQAVRDEEDWVWLAVDHPLLSDESLERCTAQSLILERMTRAMMMSGPQFLGVQESKSILGWLETSQPELVQELQRIMPLSRFSAVLQRLASEGVPLRAVRLIVESLIEYGQHEREPDALVDYARIALKSQIFHQYSEADGLHAWLLSPQTENILREALRQTQTGVFFALDNDHSTALIGLLKQAFSLRAKRKSVLLVAQDLRSPLRTLLVEEFNHVPVLSFAELSSTSKVKVLGRFDLDGDGLMPGAVVPDHV, from the coding sequence GTGACCGCACTGGCAACAGTCAACAATGTTCTGCTCAAGGTGGCAAGGCGTGCGGAGGTGTTGGGCGCGGTGGTGGTGATGGCCATCGTGTTCATTTTTATCGTGCCGCTGCCCACCTGGCTGGTGGATATCCTGATTGCGCTCAACATCTGTATTTCATGCTTGCTGATCGTGCTTGCTCTCTACCTTCCCGGTCCGCTGGCGTTCTCGTCGTTCCCATCGATCCTGCTGCTGACGACGATGTTTCGTCTGGCGTTGTCGATCGCCACCACACGTTTGATCCTGCTTGAGCAGGACGCCGGAGACATCGTCGAGGCCTTTGGTAACTTTGTCGTGGGTGGCAATCTGGCGGTGGGCCTGGTGATATTCATGATCCTCACCCTCGTCAACTTCCTGGTGATCACCAAGGGTTCAGAGCGGGTGGCCGAAGTGGCGGCGCGTTTCAGCCTGGATGCGATGCCCGGCAAGCAGATGTCGATCGACAGCGACTTGCGCTCGGGCTTGATCGACGGCGCGCAAGCCCAGAGCAAGCGTGAGCAGTTGTCCCGCGAGAGCCAGCTGTTTGGCGCCATGGACGGGGCGATGAAGTTCGTTAAAGGCGATGCCATCGCCGGTCTGGTGATTGTGGTGATCAACTTGCTGGGTGGTTTTTCCACCGGCATGTTTCAGCACGGAATGAGCGCCGCTGATTCCATGTCGCTGTATTCGGTGTTGACCATTGGCGACGGTTTGATCGCACAGATCCCTGCTCTGCTGATCTCTTTGACTGCCGGTATGATCATCACCCGTGTCGCCCCGGATGGGCGGCGCGGTGCGACGAACATGGGTACTGAAATTGCCCGGCAAATGACCAGTGAGCCCAAGAGCTGGATGATTGCGTCGGTGGGTATGCTCGCATTCGCCCTGTTACCCGGCATGCCGACGGTCGTCTTCATCATCATCTCGTTGATGACCGGCGCGCTCGGTTATTACCTTGCGCACGCGCGTAAAGTACGTGAGCAGTCCGAAGGTGCGTCGGCCACTACGGTCGCACCCGAGCAAAATGGCAAGGAGGACTTGCGGACCTTCGATCCGTCGCGACCCTACCTGCTGCAGTTTCCCGCCACGCTGCGCGATAGCCAAATGGCCGATGAACTGGTGCAAGGCATTCGCCAGACCCGCAATGGCCTGGTAACCCAGCTGGGCCTCACGCTGCCGCCGTTTGAGATCGAGTTCAACCCTACGCTGGCGGAAGATGAACTGCGTTTTTGCGTGCATGAAGTGCCGGTGCTCAACGCCACTATTGGGGTGTGGCTGGCAGTCGAGCTGACGGCACTCGCAGCGGTGCCGGAGGACGGCGTGCTTGGGCAGGCCGTTCGCGATGAAGAGGACTGGGTGTGGCTGGCGGTGGACCATCCCCTGCTCAGCGATGAAAGCCTGGAGCGGTGCACTGCGCAAAGCCTGATCCTGGAGCGCATGACGCGCGCAATGATGATGAGTGGGCCGCAGTTTCTGGGTGTACAGGAAAGCAAATCGATCCTCGGTTGGCTGGAAACGAGCCAGCCGGAGTTGGTACAGGAGCTGCAACGCATCATGCCGTTGTCGCGGTTCTCGGCGGTATTGCAACGCCTGGCCAGCGAGGGCGTGCCATTGCGCGCGGTGCGCTTGATCGTGGAGTCGCTGATTGAGTACGGCCAGCATGAGCGTGAGCCGGACGCCTTGGTCGACTACGCGCGCATTGCGCTCAAGTCGCAGATCTTCCATCAATACAGTGAAGCCGATGGCTTGCACGCCTGGCTGTTATCGCCGCAGACCGAAAACATCTTGCGTGAGGCATTGCGCCAGACCCAGACCGGCGTGTTCTTCGCCCTCGACAACGACCACAGCACAGCGTTGATCGGCCTGCTCAAGCAAGCATTCAGCCTGCGTGCCAAGCGCAAGAGTGTGCTGTTGGTGGCACAGGATTTACGCAGCCCGTTGCGAACCCTGCTGGTGGAAGAATTCAACCATGTGCCGGTCCTGTCTTTTGCCGAACTGAGCAGCACCTCCAAGGTGAAAGTGCTGGGACGTTTTGACTTGGACGGTGATGGTCTGATGCCGGGGGCTGTGGTGCCTGATCATGTTTGA
- a CDS encoding FHA domain-containing protein → MFELRVLNGLHQGAALPLFGEQWSVGASADADLVLCDPGIAGRHISLYQAEQRWRVQAEEGLVQDGEGRVVAQICDLALDAPFSIGGIRLCVAFSDQPWPQEPEPVVLLPVASPDVPSNLALGSLPQSTQKRWLGILLVIAILIAAIGMVSTDEREAQASLMPAAGGKTDLASASEVRQTLMKMLDERELSRQVTLQVINGQITLNGLVSEDELALLARMLDRFAERFNTPVPVLSRVRERNDQLPFKIVQIVSGAHGHVVLEEGRRLFLGDEVDGLRLVSIDNNKVIFDGQQRYEVSW, encoded by the coding sequence ATGTTTGAACTGCGTGTGTTGAATGGCTTGCACCAAGGTGCGGCTTTGCCCTTGTTTGGTGAGCAGTGGAGTGTCGGTGCGAGCGCTGATGCCGATTTGGTGTTGTGCGACCCAGGCATCGCGGGGCGCCATATCTCGTTGTATCAGGCCGAGCAGCGCTGGAGGGTGCAGGCTGAGGAGGGCCTGGTGCAAGACGGCGAGGGTCGGGTTGTTGCGCAGATTTGCGACTTGGCCCTCGACGCACCGTTCTCCATTGGCGGTATTCGTCTGTGCGTGGCGTTTTCCGATCAGCCGTGGCCTCAGGAGCCTGAGCCTGTCGTGCTATTACCGGTAGCCAGCCCGGATGTGCCGTCGAACCTGGCCCTTGGCAGCCTGCCCCAGTCGACTCAAAAGCGCTGGTTGGGCATTTTGCTGGTGATTGCGATATTGATTGCGGCCATAGGCATGGTGAGCACCGATGAGCGCGAGGCACAGGCCTCGCTGATGCCTGCTGCCGGTGGCAAGACCGATCTGGCGTCGGCGTCTGAAGTGCGTCAGACGTTGATGAAAATGCTGGATGAACGTGAATTGAGCCGCCAGGTCACGCTCCAGGTCATCAACGGGCAGATCACCCTGAATGGCTTGGTGTCTGAAGACGAACTGGCCTTGCTGGCCCGCATGCTGGACCGCTTTGCCGAACGTTTCAATACGCCCGTACCGGTGCTCAGCCGGGTGCGTGAGCGCAATGACCAACTACCGTTCAAAATTGTGCAAATCGTCAGTGGCGCCCACGGGCATGTGGTGCTGGAAGAGGGGCGAAGGTTGTTCCTGGGGGATGAGGTGGACGGCTTGCGGCTGGTGTCCATCGACAACAACAAGGTGATCTTCGACGGGCAGCAGCGGTACGAGGTGAGTTGGTGA
- a CDS encoding FliI/YscN family ATPase — protein sequence MSLDLQARLERWQLRETQHLADFAPVAVRGRIQRVNGMLLQCRLPHARIGDLCNVEKGGGGSMLAEIIGFDHQDAILSALGNLEGVQVGASVQRLGVPHRVRVGEDLLGAVLDGFGRPIAGNGPSAFVENDCDEASAVLCEAPLPTDRPRITHALATGVRSIDGLLTLGEGQRVGLFAGAGCGKTTLLAEIARNVECDVIVFGLIGERGRELREFLDHELDDQLRAKAVLVCSTSDRSSMERARAAFTATALAEGFRRKGRRVLLLIDSLTRFARAQREIGLAAGEPLGRGGLPASVYSLLPRLVERAGLTREGAITAIYTVLIEQDSMSDPVADEVRSLLDGHIVLSRKLAERGHYPAVDVLASLSRILSNVAEPSHIQAGTALRRLLSAYQQIELMLKLGEYQRGNDALTDLAVESRQAVDRFLRQDLREPSPMLSTLDQLTELTAYVPF from the coding sequence GTGAGCCTGGATCTACAGGCGCGCCTGGAGCGTTGGCAACTGCGCGAAACCCAGCATCTTGCAGACTTCGCGCCGGTGGCAGTGCGCGGCCGCATCCAGCGCGTCAACGGCATGTTGTTGCAATGTAGGCTGCCCCATGCGCGCATCGGCGATCTGTGCAACGTCGAGAAGGGCGGTGGCGGCAGCATGCTCGCCGAGATCATTGGCTTTGATCATCAAGACGCGATTCTCAGTGCGCTCGGCAACCTTGAAGGTGTGCAGGTCGGGGCCAGTGTGCAACGCCTGGGCGTGCCCCACCGCGTGCGGGTTGGCGAAGATTTACTGGGAGCGGTGCTCGATGGGTTCGGCCGGCCGATTGCGGGGAATGGGCCAAGTGCATTCGTGGAGAACGATTGCGACGAAGCGAGCGCCGTATTGTGCGAGGCACCGCTGCCCACTGATCGCCCACGCATCACCCATGCGCTGGCGACGGGGGTTCGCTCCATCGACGGCTTGCTTACCCTCGGTGAAGGCCAGCGTGTAGGCCTGTTCGCCGGTGCCGGTTGTGGCAAGACCACATTGCTGGCGGAGATCGCCCGCAACGTGGAGTGCGATGTGATCGTGTTTGGTTTGATCGGCGAGCGGGGGCGGGAGCTGCGCGAGTTTCTCGACCATGAACTGGACGATCAACTGCGGGCCAAGGCGGTGCTGGTGTGTTCGACATCCGATCGCTCCAGCATGGAGCGGGCGCGTGCCGCATTCACTGCTACGGCGCTGGCGGAGGGGTTTCGCCGCAAGGGTCGCCGGGTGTTGTTGTTGATTGACTCATTGACACGCTTCGCCCGTGCCCAGCGTGAAATCGGCTTGGCGGCTGGCGAACCGTTGGGCCGTGGCGGCCTGCCAGCTTCGGTCTACAGCTTATTGCCGCGCCTCGTCGAACGTGCCGGGCTGACCCGGGAAGGTGCAATCACAGCCATCTACACCGTATTGATTGAGCAGGACTCCATGAGCGACCCGGTGGCCGATGAAGTGCGCTCGCTGCTGGACGGGCACATTGTGCTGTCACGCAAACTCGCAGAGCGCGGGCACTACCCGGCGGTGGATGTGCTGGCCAGCCTGTCGCGGATTTTAAGCAATGTGGCCGAACCCTCTCACATACAGGCCGGCACGGCGTTGCGGCGTCTGTTGTCGGCGTACCAGCAGATCGAGCTGATGCTCAAGCTGGGCGAATACCAGCGCGGTAACGACGCACTGACAGACCTGGCCGTAGAAAGTCGCCAGGCGGTCGACCGCTTTCTGCGCCAGGACTTGCGTGAGCCCTCGCCGATGCTCTCCACCCTAGACCAACTGACGGAGCTGACTGCGTATGTCCCTTTCTGA
- a CDS encoding YscO family type III secretion system apparatus protein produces MSLSEIDTLRRLRRSRADRAERALHEARQLQRALLVKIEQANERLALTREQEMQQRAQLLSEHQGQVLSLLALKAWNAEEHTLSADTQRERDCVHDLQGQQEGHVVAIDRAQKHVSQCLRQVEKLHELSALLAQEAP; encoded by the coding sequence ATGTCCCTTTCTGAAATCGACACCTTGCGACGCTTGCGCAGGAGTCGCGCCGATCGTGCCGAGCGCGCTTTGCATGAAGCTCGACAGCTTCAGCGTGCCCTGCTGGTCAAGATCGAGCAGGCCAATGAGCGGCTGGCACTGACGCGCGAGCAGGAGATGCAACAACGGGCGCAACTGCTGAGCGAGCACCAAGGCCAAGTACTCTCTTTGCTCGCGCTCAAGGCCTGGAATGCCGAAGAGCATACGTTGTCGGCTGACACCCAGCGCGAGCGTGACTGTGTGCATGACTTGCAAGGCCAGCAAGAGGGCCATGTGGTCGCGATTGACCGTGCGCAGAAGCACGTCAGCCAATGCCTGCGCCAAGTGGAAAAACTCCATGAGCTATCTGCACTGTTGGCGCAGGAGGCACCATGA
- a CDS encoding type III secretion system HrpP C-terminal domain-containing protein → MSQIPASKPERQRSSSDDQYVTKDGPAPLEQGRLFTNFLSVSDGEERSFASASDGVLALADTSGVDAFAEQLVPRLHATAQWPMHATFYLPRLGRINVCASRQQGAWNIELAPEEERTRAWLADVRHSVQERLASDLGPSVNVQLAAL, encoded by the coding sequence ATGAGCCAGATCCCAGCGAGCAAGCCCGAGCGCCAGCGCTCCTCCAGTGATGATCAGTATGTGACGAAGGACGGGCCTGCGCCCTTGGAGCAGGGGCGCTTGTTTACGAATTTTTTGTCCGTCAGCGACGGCGAGGAGCGCAGCTTTGCGTCTGCATCGGACGGCGTGCTGGCGTTGGCCGATACGAGTGGTGTCGACGCGTTTGCCGAGCAACTGGTACCGAGGCTTCACGCAACTGCGCAATGGCCGATGCACGCAACGTTCTACCTGCCTCGCCTAGGGCGAATCAATGTCTGCGCGAGCCGGCAACAGGGCGCCTGGAACATTGAGTTGGCCCCCGAAGAAGAGCGTACCCGGGCCTGGCTGGCTGATGTGCGCCACAGTGTTCAAGAGCGGCTGGCAAGTGACCTTGGTCCTTCGGTGAATGTGCAGTTGGCAGCGCTGTGA
- a CDS encoding FliM/FliN family flagellar motor switch protein, protein MALPPIDGTTVCALTRLGRGLFLPYCVADQRGELRLEPGAAPQVGSALCFETACGVLALGDPGPVLNLLGECPVTLAEHCNDPASWFWALFQDQLSPQVQSLFSYLRLVEAAQPLTFGCRLTVTLGDARAVSHLALAPETFLALHAAGAWQPLAHSLPNSFRLSLPMILGRLKLPVSQVCNLRPGDVVLMDCPAFNTEGDGVLSLGRYRLEGRLDVDREALRLTLFSIKETDVDEVFVEPNDSYEWCEPEQTADETSADVFGHEPFDELAMSLSVRCGALLLSLGELRQLAPGAVLGVTGYAPGMAGLYYGDRPIGQGQLVDVNGRLGLQLSRVIFSR, encoded by the coding sequence TTGGCACTTCCCCCGATCGATGGCACCACGGTCTGCGCCTTGACGCGGCTGGGGCGTGGCCTGTTTTTGCCGTATTGCGTGGCGGATCAGCGTGGTGAACTGAGGTTGGAGCCGGGTGCAGCCCCGCAGGTGGGCAGCGCACTGTGCTTCGAGACCGCGTGCGGTGTGTTGGCGTTGGGTGACCCTGGCCCCGTACTCAACCTGCTGGGCGAGTGCCCAGTCACCCTGGCCGAACACTGCAACGACCCGGCGTCATGGTTCTGGGCATTGTTCCAGGACCAGCTTAGCCCCCAGGTGCAATCGCTGTTCAGCTATCTGCGGCTGGTCGAGGCGGCGCAACCCCTGACGTTTGGTTGCCGGCTCACGGTGACGCTGGGGGACGCGCGGGCAGTCAGCCACCTGGCATTGGCGCCCGAAACATTTCTGGCGTTGCATGCTGCGGGTGCCTGGCAGCCCTTGGCCCATTCGCTGCCGAATTCATTTCGCTTGTCGCTGCCGATGATATTGGGGCGCCTGAAATTGCCTGTCTCACAGGTGTGCAACCTGCGCCCTGGCGATGTGGTGCTGATGGATTGTCCCGCGTTCAACACCGAAGGCGACGGTGTGCTGTCCCTCGGTCGATACCGCTTGGAGGGACGCCTGGACGTTGATCGTGAGGCGCTACGCCTGACGCTTTTTTCTATTAAGGAGACCGATGTGGACGAGGTTTTTGTAGAACCGAACGATAGCTACGAATGGTGCGAGCCAGAGCAGACAGCGGACGAGACGTCGGCGGATGTGTTCGGCCACGAGCCGTTCGACGAGTTGGCCATGTCCCTGAGCGTACGCTGTGGCGCCCTGCTGTTATCGTTGGGCGAGTTGCGCCAGTTGGCGCCGGGTGCGGTGCTTGGGGTTACGGGGTATGCGCCGGGGATGGCCGGGCTCTATTACGGTGACCGCCCCATTGGCCAAGGGCAACTGGTGGATGTGAACGGGCGGCTGGGCCTGCAGTTGTCCCGCGTGATTTTTTCCCGATGA
- the sctR gene encoding type III secretion system export apparatus subunit SctR codes for MTLQGVDPLLLAMFIGALSLMPMLLIVCTSFLKIVIVLMITRNAIGVQQVPPSMALYGVALAATLFIMAPVGYEVAQNVKESPVDLSSVQAFQETGLGAIQPLRTFMSRNTDPDVLTHLLESTARMWPEEMAQGAQRDDLMLLIPAYVLSQLQAGFEIGFLIYIPFIVIDLIVSNLLLALGMQMVSPMTISLPLKLLLFVLVSGWSRLLDSLFLSYL; via the coding sequence ATGACGCTACAGGGGGTTGATCCCCTACTTCTGGCGATGTTCATCGGTGCGCTCTCGTTGATGCCGATGTTGCTGATCGTGTGCACCTCGTTCCTGAAAATCGTGATTGTGCTGATGATTACCCGCAATGCCATCGGCGTGCAGCAGGTGCCCCCGAGTATGGCGCTCTATGGCGTTGCCTTGGCGGCGACGCTATTCATCATGGCGCCGGTGGGCTATGAGGTGGCGCAAAACGTGAAGGAGTCCCCCGTGGACCTGAGCAGCGTACAAGCCTTTCAGGAGACGGGCCTTGGAGCCATCCAGCCGTTGCGCACGTTCATGAGCCGAAACACCGACCCGGACGTATTGACCCACTTGCTGGAAAGCACCGCGCGGATGTGGCCGGAGGAAATGGCGCAAGGCGCCCAACGTGACGACCTGATGCTACTGATTCCGGCCTACGTGCTCTCGCAGTTGCAGGCGGGGTTTGAGATCGGGTTTTTGATCTATATCCCCTTTATCGTCATCGACCTGATTGTTTCAAACCTGCTGCTGGCGCTGGGCATGCAGATGGTCTCGCCGATGACCATTTCGCTGCCCCTCAAGCTGCTGCTGTTCGTGCTCGTGTCCGGGTGGTCGCGGTTGCTCGACAGCTTGTTCCTTTCGTATCTCTGA
- the sctS gene encoding type III secretion system export apparatus subunit SctS, with translation MDPIMLFKQGMLLVVLLSAPPLMVAVIVGVMTSLVQALMQIQDQTLPFGIKLVSVGITLALTGRWIGMELIQLTNLTFDMVARSAIN, from the coding sequence ATGGACCCGATCATGCTGTTCAAGCAGGGCATGTTGCTGGTGGTGTTGTTGTCGGCACCGCCGTTGATGGTGGCGGTGATCGTAGGGGTGATGACGTCCCTGGTGCAGGCACTGATGCAGATACAGGACCAGACGCTACCGTTCGGCATCAAGTTGGTCTCGGTGGGTATTACCTTGGCGCTGACGGGACGCTGGATCGGTATGGAACTGATCCAACTGACAAACCTGACCTTCGACATGGTCGCCCGTTCGGCAATTAACTGA
- the sctT gene encoding type III secretion system export apparatus subunit SctT, with product MFAFTEFLPSLLIAMARIYPCAFLVPAFCFAHIRGLPRHTIVAVMAMIPAPGIHATLAVQDYSALMIVGLLFKEVALGLLLGILLSMPFWLFESVGALLDNQRGALTGGQLNPALGPDATPIGHMFKQLAIYLLMVTLGLGALTQVIWDSYLIWPPTAWWPQPAVEGFSVFLGLLGDTLSHMMLYAAPFIAVLLLLEFAVALLGLYSPQLQVSSLAVPVKCLAGLAFLLLYLPLLQDLIVGRMGMLGDLKHSLGLFFTEVRQ from the coding sequence TTGTTTGCGTTCACTGAGTTTTTGCCGAGCCTGTTGATTGCCATGGCGCGTATCTACCCGTGTGCTTTCCTGGTGCCAGCGTTTTGTTTCGCGCACATCCGTGGCCTGCCAAGGCACACCATTGTGGCGGTCATGGCCATGATTCCGGCCCCGGGGATCCATGCGACCTTGGCCGTCCAGGATTACTCAGCCTTGATGATCGTTGGGCTGCTGTTCAAGGAAGTTGCGCTGGGCCTGTTGCTGGGCATTTTGCTGAGTATGCCGTTTTGGTTGTTCGAGTCGGTGGGGGCCTTGTTGGATAACCAGCGTGGCGCCCTGACCGGTGGCCAACTCAACCCTGCCTTGGGGCCGGATGCCACGCCTATCGGGCATATGTTCAAGCAGTTGGCGATTTATCTGTTGATGGTCACGTTGGGGCTGGGTGCGCTGACCCAAGTGATCTGGGACAGCTACCTGATCTGGCCACCCACGGCGTGGTGGCCGCAGCCGGCTGTCGAAGGTTTCAGCGTTTTCCTCGGGCTGCTGGGGGATACCTTGAGCCACATGATGCTCTACGCGGCGCCCTTCATAGCCGTGTTGTTACTGCTGGAATTCGCCGTCGCACTGCTGGGCCTGTACAGCCCGCAACTACAGGTGTCGAGCTTGGCGGTGCCGGTCAAATGCCTGGCGGGCCTGGCGTTTCTGCTGCTGTATCTGCCGCTGCTGCAAGACTTGATCGTGGGACGCATGGGCATGCTGGGGGATCTCAAGCATTCACTGGGCCTGTTCTTTACGGAGGTGCGGCAGTGA
- the sctU gene encoding type III secretion system export apparatus subunit SctU has protein sequence MSDSGEKKHAATPKKLRDQRKKGQVAQSQDVGKLLVLTIISEIALFTAEPSMQRFQQMLALPLSRMDQPFIRALEEVLMDALGVFLAFSLLMASLVIVIKLISGWMQFGFLFAPETLKPDFNRLNPINQAKQMFSAQSVMNLVMGVAKALLLATILYVVVGPSLGALVSLANSDLQSYISALIELFRYLLHACLGLLLVLAIIDLTLQKYFFAKRMRMTQVEVVKEYKDMEGDPFVKRQRRQLAHELAQEEPKLKLPKLEEADMLVVNPTHFAVALYYRPGETPLPRLVEKGTDARARALIHRAKAADIPVIQCVWLARTLYTNKLGANIPRETLQAVALIYRTLRELDDEAKRETLELPELEQR, from the coding sequence GTGAGTGATTCCGGAGAGAAAAAACATGCCGCGACGCCGAAAAAACTGCGCGATCAACGCAAGAAAGGTCAAGTCGCTCAAAGCCAGGACGTCGGCAAATTGCTGGTGCTGACGATTATCAGCGAGATCGCCTTATTCACCGCTGAACCCAGCATGCAACGGTTTCAACAAATGTTGGCGTTGCCTCTGTCGCGCATGGACCAGCCCTTTATACGGGCGCTGGAAGAGGTACTGATGGACGCGCTGGGGGTGTTTCTCGCCTTCTCTTTGCTGATGGCCTCGCTAGTCATCGTCATAAAGCTGATCAGCGGCTGGATGCAGTTTGGTTTCCTGTTCGCGCCGGAAACCCTCAAGCCGGACTTCAACCGCCTCAACCCGATCAATCAGGCAAAACAGATGTTCTCCGCACAGTCGGTGATGAACTTGGTGATGGGCGTGGCCAAGGCGTTGTTGCTGGCGACGATTTTGTACGTGGTGGTCGGACCGTCCCTTGGTGCGCTGGTTAGCCTGGCCAATAGCGATTTACAGAGTTACATTTCGGCGTTGATCGAACTGTTCCGCTATCTGCTGCACGCATGCCTGGGTTTGTTGTTGGTGCTTGCGATCATTGACCTGACGCTGCAGAAATACTTCTTTGCCAAGCGTATGCGTATGACTCAGGTGGAGGTGGTCAAGGAGTACAAGGACATGGAGGGCGATCCTTTCGTGAAGCGCCAGCGCCGTCAACTGGCTCATGAGTTGGCCCAGGAAGAGCCGAAGCTCAAGCTGCCCAAGCTTGAAGAGGCGGACATGCTGGTGGTCAACCCGACGCACTTTGCCGTAGCGCTATACTACCGACCGGGAGAAACGCCGTTGCCGCGGCTGGTAGAAAAAGGGACCGATGCTCGCGCGCGCGCGTTGATCCACCGGGCCAAGGCAGCCGACATACCTGTGATCCAGTGTGTTTGGCTGGCGCGTACGCTGTACACGAACAAGCTGGGCGCCAATATCCCGCGCGAGACCTTGCAGGCCGTGGCGCTTATCTATCGCACGTTGCGAGAACTGGACGACGAGGCCAAGCGCGAAACGCTGGAGCTGCCGGAGCTAGAACAGCGCTAA
- a CDS encoding transcriptional regulator, whose translation MNLVLCAGVELRRSNAGTRGGLALCIKPEAQQTGQLQRLLQRRFEQAVAFDGCFVFVEPDGTLVIWQELTAAGPALGEVSRRLLSLAEFNELDSEGSDALALF comes from the coding sequence ATGAACCTTGTCCTGTGCGCTGGCGTTGAGCTACGCCGCTCAAACGCCGGCACGCGGGGCGGCCTGGCCTTGTGTATCAAACCCGAAGCGCAACAAACCGGGCAGCTGCAGCGTCTGTTGCAGCGCCGCTTCGAGCAGGCGGTGGCGTTCGATGGCTGCTTTGTATTCGTGGAGCCCGACGGGACATTGGTGATCTGGCAGGAGCTCACGGCGGCAGGCCCGGCGCTGGGTGAAGTCTCACGCCGTTTGTTGTCGCTGGCCGAGTTCAATGAGTTGGACAGCGAGGGCAGTGATGCCTTAGCGCTGTTCTAG